Proteins co-encoded in one Miscanthus floridulus cultivar M001 unplaced genomic scaffold, ASM1932011v1 fs_449_1_2, whole genome shotgun sequence genomic window:
- the LOC136531810 gene encoding probable transcription factor GLK1 has translation MQHFGRPLHVWGHPTPTVESPRVPMWPRHLVPRTPPPPWAPPPPPSHPAFWHHAYMRGPAHMPGQVTPCVAVPMPAARFPAPPVRGALPCTPPMYRPLVPPTLDTQLQLQTQPSSESIDAAIGDVLTKPWLPLPLGLKPPSVDSVMGELQRQGVANVPSACG, from the exons ATGCAACACTTCGGAAGGCCGCTGCATGTCTGGGGCCATCCAACGCCAACGGTGGAGTCACCCCGGGTGCCAATGTGGCCTCGGCATCTCGTGCCccgcaccccgccgccgccgtgggctcctccgccgccgccatctcACCCGGCGTTCtggcaccatgcttacatgagg GGGCCTGCACACATGCCGGGCCAGGTGACTCCCTGCGTGGCAGTGCCAATGCCAGCAGCG CGTTTCCCTGCTCCACCCGTGAGGGGTGCTTTGCCATGTACACCTCCAATGTACAGACCTCTCGTTCCTCCAACACTCGATACGCAGCTTCAGCTACAGACACAGCCA TCAAGTGAGAGCATAGATGCAGCAATAGGTGATGTTTTAACGAAACCGTGGCTGCCACTGCCCCTGGGACTGAAGCCCCCTTCGGTAGACAGTGTCATGGGCGAGTTGCAGAGGCAAGGTGTAGCAAATGTGCCGTCAGCTTGTGGATGA